The Candidatus Methylomirabilota bacterium genome has a segment encoding these proteins:
- a CDS encoding RNA polymerase sigma factor — protein sequence MGTLRLEEIFRAEHGRILATLIRLLGDFDAAEEALQEAVATALEQWPQQGTPGNPASWLISTARHKAIDGMRRRAFLTRKQDEIARHMEQTAPASAAVGAPDSDGAGLGVGLGAEESDGSLAEDRLRLIFTCCHPALAPDTQVALTLRTLGGLSTEEIAHAFFVPTPTMAQRLVRAKGKIRAAGIPYVLPPDDALGERLQAVMAVVYLVFNEGYSASFGASLVRDDLCEHAIRLGRMLVELLPRQPEARGLLALMLLHDARRATRLDGCGDLVMLEDQDRRRWDQAQIEEGAALVESALRAAGRGAGPYALQAAIAAVHANARTAAETDWKEIVALYGVLAEVHPTPVVELNRAVAVAMAGDVARGLGLVDALAERGELAAYHLLPTARAELLRRLGRRGEAAKAYRRALDLVKNEAERRHLEKRLAEVA from the coding sequence GTGGGCACGCTGCGCCTCGAAGAGATCTTCCGCGCCGAGCACGGCCGCATCCTGGCCACGCTCATCCGTCTTCTCGGCGATTTCGACGCCGCCGAGGAAGCGCTGCAGGAAGCGGTGGCGACCGCGCTCGAGCAGTGGCCGCAGCAGGGCACGCCCGGCAACCCGGCAAGCTGGCTCATCTCCACCGCGCGGCACAAGGCCATCGACGGCATGCGCCGCCGCGCCTTCCTCACGCGCAAGCAGGACGAGATCGCGCGACATATGGAGCAGACGGCGCCCGCCTCGGCGGCGGTCGGCGCGCCCGACTCGGACGGCGCCGGGCTGGGTGTCGGCCTCGGCGCGGAGGAGAGCGACGGCTCCCTCGCCGAGGACCGCCTGCGCCTGATCTTCACCTGCTGCCACCCCGCGCTCGCTCCGGACACTCAGGTGGCGCTGACGCTCCGGACGCTCGGCGGGCTCTCGACGGAAGAGATCGCCCACGCCTTCTTCGTCCCCACGCCCACCATGGCCCAGCGCCTGGTGCGCGCCAAGGGCAAGATCCGCGCCGCCGGCATCCCGTACGTGCTGCCTCCAGATGATGCCCTCGGGGAGCGCCTGCAGGCGGTGATGGCGGTGGTCTACCTCGTCTTCAACGAGGGCTACAGCGCGAGCTTCGGCGCGAGTCTCGTGCGGGACGATCTCTGCGAGCACGCCATTCGCCTCGGGCGCATGCTCGTCGAGCTCCTGCCCAGGCAGCCGGAAGCGCGAGGCTTGCTAGCGCTGATGCTCCTCCACGACGCGCGCCGCGCCACGCGCCTCGACGGCTGTGGCGACCTCGTCATGCTGGAGGACCAGGACCGCAGGCGCTGGGATCAGGCGCAGATCGAGGAAGGCGCGGCGCTGGTGGAGTCGGCGCTCCGCGCGGCCGGCCGCGGCGCGGGGCCGTATGCGCTACAGGCCGCGATCGCCGCGGTGCACGCCAACGCGAGGACCGCGGCGGAGACCGATTGGAAGGAGATCGTCGCCCTCTACGGCGTGCTCGCTGAGGTGCATCCCACGCCGGTGGTGGAGCTCAACCGTGCGGTGGCGGTCGCCATGGCGGGGGACGTGGCACGCGGGCTTGGGCTGGTTGACGCGCTGGCCGAGCGCGGGGAGCTCGCGGCGTATCACCTCCTGCCCACGGCGCGGGCCGAGCTGCTGCGGCGGCTCGGCCGGCGCGGGGAGGCCGCCAAGGCCTACCGCCGCGCGCTCGACCTGGTGAAGAACGAGGCGGAGCGCCGGCACCTCGAGAAGCGCCTGGCCGAGGTGGCCTAG